One Nematostella vectensis chromosome 10, jaNemVect1.1, whole genome shotgun sequence genomic window carries:
- the LOC116605895 gene encoding Golgi-associated plant pathogenesis-related protein 1-like yields MVTGARALIVAFLAIFCVRQARAISAFGVSCLAEHNKYRERHGAPPLVWDGTLEAHAKAWAKKLSSGRLPPGVFHDMRSREGENIAIISEPTCEEALSMWMDEFIDYKDEGYCANPPRLPPYHLMHFTQVTWKATRRLGVAVSGNWLVARYSPSGNWGGQFGRNVEC; encoded by the exons ATGGTGACCGGAGCCCGTGCATTAATTGTTGCCTTTCTGGCCATATTCTGTGTGCGACAGGCCCGGGCGATCT CTGCATTTGGAGTGAGTTGCCTAGCGGAGCATAATAAATACCGCGAGAGGCACGGCGCTCCCCCTCTAGTGTGGGACGGTACCCTTGAGGCTCATGCCAAGGCCTGGGCCAAGAAACTCAGCTCCGGTCGCCTCCCCCCTGGGGTGTTCCATGACATGAGGAGCCGTGAGGGTGAGAACATCGCCATAATATCAGAGCCGACGTGCGAAGAGGCGCTTAGCATGTG GATGGACGAGTTCATAGATTACAAGGATGAAGGATATTGCGCCAACCCCCCAAGACTACCCCCCTATCACCTCATGCATTTCACACAAGTCACGTGGAAGGCGACCCGTCGGCTCGGGGTGGCTGTGTCAGGGAACTGGCTGGTGGCGCGCTACTCACCCTCGGGGAACTGGGGCGGACAGTTTGGCAGGAACGTTGAGTGCTAG
- the LOC5500000 gene encoding collagen triple helix repeat-containing protein 1: protein MLKFLLVFVGAVQLSLILAHAPSPCQNCCAQGHDGKNGIPGIPGVPGKPGTPGKSGNDGRNGKPGAPGPKGPPGPKGSRGPKGVQGPPGTTHVNWKQCAWKESDGRDHGLIKDCVFRKRRQNTALRVQFIGTFRIHNCNSCCKRWFFTFNGAECRGPLPIDGVVYMSKGTGANLKDLHRVRVIEGYCTNIHNGPIRVGFNVGNCAGYGNADAYTGWNAVSRIIVEEVPPQQT from the exons ATGTTGAAGTTTTTGCTGGTTTTTGTCGGGGCGGTGCAGCTCAGTCTTATCTTGGCGCATGCTCCCTCTCCTTGCCAG AATTGCTGTGCGCAAGGTCATGATGGCAAGAATGGAATTCCGGGGATTCCAGGAGTCCCTGGAAAACCTGGAACACCGGGGAAGTCTGGAAACGATGGACGGAATGGCAAACCGGGAGCGCCTGGACCCAAGGGCCCTCCAGGACCCAAAGGAAGTAGGGGGCCCAAGGGTGTTCAGGGCCCTCCTGGGACGACACACGTCAACTGGAAACAATGTGCATGGAAGGAATCAGATGGGCGGGACCATGGATTGATCAAG gatTGTGTTTTTCGCAAGAGACGTCAGAATACGGCCCTTCGTGTACAGTTTATTGGAACATTTCGAATCCATAACTGTAATAGTTGTTGCAAGCGCTGGTTCTTTACCTTCAATGGCGCTGAGTGTCGCGGACCCCTCCCTATCGACGGAGTAGTCTATATGAGCAAAG GCACAGGAGCTAACCTCAAAGACCTCCATCGCGTGAGGGTAATAGAGGGCTACTGCACCAACATTCACAATGGCCCCATTCGCGTCGGCTTCAACGTCGGTAATTGCGCTGGTTATGGTAATGCTGACGCCTACACCGGGTGGAATGCGGTCTCGCGCATTATTGTGGAGGAAGTCCCCCCTCAGCAAACCTGA